One genomic region from Candidatus Nomurabacteria bacterium encodes:
- a CDS encoding KUP/HAK/KT family potassium transporter: MTRKRTAESILALGALGVVFGDIGTSPIYALGVLFGKHGINIGINQANIFGVVSLIIWSLIIVVCIKYIGILMRLSNDGEGGIMALTALLRDIKLNKKTRKWLIFAGIIGVALFYGDCAITPAISVLSSIEGLNVVAPGLKEFVIPITVSVLLILFALQRFGTNAVSKLFGPIMFLWFLVIGLAGLAEILQNPNSLHALNPAYAVSFFVSHPWVGFLSMSIVVLAITGAEALYADMGHFGRRPIAKAWFVVVFPALILCYLAQGSILLTKPEAVSSPFFYLFPSWAFVPIVILATFATLIASQSVISGAYSLTRQAVHLGFLPNIEIRHTSDEESGQIYIPIVNAVLLFTVLGLVLTFGSSSALAGAFGVAISGALLMDTILLIALIMRTNRLSRWNLVVAVLLILPLELLFAFSNLSKIPHGGWFPVVVAILMITIITIWRRGEHLVSEVRKSREGSLVEYVKQIHTKTNLNRIPGEAIYIGHHPGYAPLALHASVDQLKELHKKVLIVSVDIANVPHIGTKHRFEYNPLGNDHDKIMYLNIKFGYHDSPNVPHALEKVTGIAELNVNPEHAHYFVSLAKIVPKSAERQISKWRRALYIFMVRNRRNQSDYLHLPVERTIDIESLIEI, from the coding sequence ATGACCAGAAAAAGAACAGCAGAATCTATCTTGGCGCTCGGCGCGTTAGGAGTGGTATTTGGCGATATCGGCACTAGCCCGATCTATGCTTTAGGGGTCTTATTTGGCAAGCACGGGATAAATATCGGAATCAATCAGGCAAATATATTTGGGGTCGTTTCTTTAATAATCTGGTCACTAATTATAGTAGTATGCATTAAGTATATCGGCATTTTAATGCGTTTAAGTAACGATGGCGAAGGTGGTATTATGGCGCTTACTGCCCTTCTTCGTGACATAAAGCTCAATAAAAAAACAAGAAAATGGTTGATATTTGCCGGAATTATTGGCGTTGCTCTGTTTTATGGCGACTGTGCAATTACTCCTGCTATATCTGTTTTGTCATCTATCGAGGGTCTTAATGTAGTTGCACCTGGTCTTAAAGAATTTGTTATCCCAATTACGGTCTCCGTTTTGCTGATACTTTTTGCGTTACAACGTTTTGGCACAAATGCCGTTAGTAAGTTGTTTGGTCCAATCATGTTTTTGTGGTTTTTGGTAATAGGGCTGGCTGGGTTGGCAGAAATTTTACAGAACCCTAATTCTTTACATGCCCTTAATCCTGCCTATGCAGTAAGTTTTTTTGTATCTCATCCTTGGGTTGGGTTTTTGTCTATGTCGATAGTGGTATTGGCTATTACTGGCGCAGAAGCTTTGTATGCAGACATGGGTCATTTTGGAAGGCGCCCTATTGCTAAAGCTTGGTTTGTGGTTGTCTTCCCTGCCTTGATACTGTGTTATTTGGCTCAAGGATCTATTCTGCTCACAAAGCCAGAGGCGGTTTCAAGCCCGTTCTTTTATCTGTTTCCATCATGGGCATTTGTACCAATAGTGATTTTGGCAACTTTTGCTACTCTCATTGCCTCACAATCTGTTATATCTGGCGCCTATTCACTCACCAGGCAAGCCGTGCATCTTGGTTTTTTGCCAAATATTGAAATTCGTCACACTTCGGACGAAGAATCAGGTCAAATCTACATACCAATCGTTAATGCCGTACTACTTTTTACGGTGTTGGGCTTAGTGCTGACCTTTGGGTCTTCATCGGCGTTAGCAGGCGCGTTTGGTGTGGCAATTAGTGGCGCATTACTAATGGATACAATATTGCTGATCGCATTAATTATGCGCACCAATCGATTATCGCGATGGAACTTGGTTGTAGCTGTTTTGTTGATACTACCACTTGAACTGCTATTTGCTTTTTCAAACTTGTCGAAAATACCACATGGTGGCTGGTTCCCTGTTGTTGTTGCAATATTAATGATTACTATAATTACTATCTGGCGTAGGGGCGAGCATTTAGTTAGTGAGGTGCGCAAATCTCGCGAAGGGTCATTGGTAGAATATGTTAAACAGATTCATACCAAGACTAACTTAAATCGTATTCCAGGTGAGGCTATATATATCGGTCATCATCCTGGATATGCTCCACTTGCACTGCATGCTAGTGTCGATCAACTAAAAGAACTACATAAAAAAGTCTTGATCGTATCTGTAGATATAGCCAATGTGCCACACATCGGCACAAAACATCGTTTTGAATACAATCCTTTAGGTAATGACCATGACAAGATCATGTACCTAAACATAAAGTTTGGCTATCATGACTCCCCTAATGTTCCACATGCACTAGAAAAAGTTACAGGTATAGCAGAGCTGAATGTTAACCCAGAGCACGCACATTACTTTGTATCTTTGGCGAAGATTGTACCAAAATCTGCCGAACGGCAAATTAGCAAATGGCGTCGAGCACTATATATATTTATGGTTAGAAATCGACGTAACCAGAGCGACTATTTGCATTTACCAGTTGAAAGAACAATTGACATTGAATCTTTGATAGAGATATAG
- a CDS encoding NAD(P)H-dependent oxidoreductase has product MKIAIIIGSVRQNRVSDKLANWINNELKNSAQTEIIDLKDYDLPFMEEPISPRYNPSRNPSPNVKKWLDKISEFDGYVIVTPEYNRSTSAVLKNAIDHLDYQMEDKPVALVGHGSNGGAQAISTLRAVLPQVGAITVPPVVYFSNKVDESIDKDGVLNNELIENPYGPQSSLVKLVESLSEYTTALLQMRN; this is encoded by the coding sequence ATGAAGATTGCAATAATAATCGGTAGTGTGCGCCAAAACCGTGTTAGCGACAAGTTGGCAAATTGGATTAATAACGAACTAAAAAACTCTGCTCAAACAGAGATCATAGATTTGAAGGATTATGACCTACCTTTTATGGAAGAGCCAATCAGTCCTCGGTACAACCCCAGCAGAAATCCGAGCCCTAACGTAAAAAAATGGCTTGATAAGATTTCTGAATTTGATGGATATGTTATTGTAACCCCAGAGTACAACAGATCAACATCCGCTGTATTAAAGAACGCTATCGATCACTTAGACTATCAAATGGAAGACAAGCCAGTTGCATTGGTTGGTCATGGATCAAATGGTGGTGCTCAAGCTATTTCAACATTACGCGCAGTGTTGCCTCAAGTAGGTGCGATTACTGTGCCACCAGTTGTTTATTTTTCAAATAAGGTTGATGAATCTATTGATAAAGACGGAGTGCTTAATAATGAGCTGATAGAAAATCCATATGGCCCGCAATCATCACTGGTTAAGCTTGTTGAGTCTCTGTCAGAGTACACCACAGCGCTACTACAAATGCGCAACTAG
- a CDS encoding Hsp20/alpha crystallin family protein: protein MTNLAKWDPFAELSALQKQFFGDDWMSPYKGVNIPTTDVYMKDNSLIVEAHLPNFEQDDINVQVENSTLVISAQRHEKEEDKSKNYVVRESSSSFYRQIALPKRANSDKIDAHLDDGVLKVQIPLTPLPEPKKIAIASKSKKK, encoded by the coding sequence ATGACTAACCTAGCAAAATGGGATCCGTTTGCTGAGCTATCAGCTTTGCAAAAACAATTTTTTGGTGACGACTGGATGTCGCCCTATAAAGGTGTAAATATTCCAACTACGGACGTTTACATGAAGGACAATAGCCTGATTGTCGAAGCACATTTACCAAATTTCGAACAGGACGATATTAATGTTCAAGTCGAAAACAGTACACTAGTAATAAGTGCTCAGCGCCACGAAAAAGAAGAAGACAAATCAAAGAACTATGTTGTTAGAGAAAGTTCTAGTAGCTTTTATCGCCAGATTGCCTTACCAAAAAGGGCAAATAGCGACAAGATTGATGCACATCTTGACGATGGTGTACTAAAGGTGCAAATACCATTAACGCCACTGCCCGAACCAAAAAAGATAGCTATTGCGTCTAAGTCAAAGAAGAAATAG
- a CDS encoding rhodanese-like domain-containing protein: MKPIIIDVREPEEYAKGHVDDAINIPPSELMSGSEYINGLNKDTPLILYCVSGSRSNVALQLLKQQGFTNLTNGINADHVNKHYGIS; this comes from the coding sequence ATGAAACCAATCATCATCGATGTTCGCGAACCAGAAGAATATGCCAAAGGTCATGTTGATGATGCAATCAATATTCCACCATCTGAACTGATGAGTGGGTCAGAATATATCAACGGACTAAACAAAGATACGCCATTAATTTTGTATTGCGTGAGTGGCAGTCGGTCTAATGTAGCATTGCAACTTTTAAAACAACAAGGGTTTACTAACCTAACCAATGGCATCAACGCCGACCACGTCAATAAACATTACGGCATATCATAA
- a CDS encoding vitamin K epoxide reductase family protein encodes MLRSSVKMIYLASAVLIILTFIAQYKHKLDSSTKLARWMIVLACIGLSSAVILSIEKVEILSQPEHIASCSLSPIVACSPVIKSPQASAFGFANPFIGIFGFSTVLTAGMTILAGARNLKKAWWRTLLGGITFGAVFCSWLFYQGVFNIGKLCLYCTLVWIVTFTLLWFVSAYCVSNKYLNLSSNINSLLLKKNELVVATIVIILMLIFYRWSNYWLSLF; translated from the coding sequence ATGCTAAGAAGTAGCGTAAAAATGATATATCTAGCTAGTGCTGTCTTGATAATTTTGACATTTATCGCCCAATACAAACATAAACTCGATTCATCAACTAAACTAGCTAGGTGGATGATTGTTTTAGCCTGTATTGGGTTAAGTTCAGCGGTGATTCTATCCATTGAAAAAGTCGAGATTCTATCCCAGCCAGAGCACATTGCTAGCTGTAGTCTTAGCCCGATAGTAGCGTGTTCGCCTGTAATCAAAAGCCCTCAGGCTAGTGCTTTCGGCTTTGCAAATCCATTCATCGGCATCTTTGGATTTAGCACCGTATTAACTGCAGGCATGACCATACTTGCAGGTGCGCGCAACCTAAAAAAAGCTTGGTGGAGAACATTGCTTGGTGGTATTACATTTGGAGCGGTATTTTGTAGTTGGCTATTTTATCAAGGGGTATTCAATATTGGTAAGTTGTGCCTGTATTGTACTTTAGTTTGGATAGTCACCTTCACATTATTGTGGTTCGTATCGGCATATTGCGTAAGTAACAAATATTTAAACCTTAGTAGCAATATCAACAGTTTATTGTTAAAGAAAAATGAACTAGTAGTTGCTACAATTGTAATAATATTAATGCTAATTTTTTACAGGTGGTCAAACTATTGGTTGAGCTTGTTTTAA
- a CDS encoding superoxide dismutase family protein, with product MKVRLDAENAILTNEATAKVQGTSLSGQLNLKEFDVDGWKYVHVSLVIDGDPAILTAGKHAVHIHEKGDCECDGFKCAGGHFDPGPFGNSDPDANHGYHSGDLPSITVDDKGHGELEAITTRITLSDGPVSILQPKEGTSIMIHANPDPYSSGESGSGISGGPRLGCGRIVKKD from the coding sequence ATGAAAGTTAGACTAGACGCAGAGAATGCTATATTAACAAATGAGGCAACCGCGAAAGTTCAGGGCACAAGTTTGTCCGGCCAATTGAATCTAAAAGAATTTGATGTTGATGGTTGGAAGTATGTCCATGTTTCACTAGTTATTGATGGAGATCCAGCAATTCTTACTGCCGGAAAGCATGCGGTTCATATTCACGAAAAAGGTGATTGTGAATGTGATGGCTTTAAGTGTGCTGGTGGGCACTTTGATCCGGGCCCATTTGGTAACTCAGACCCAGACGCTAATCATGGTTATCATTCAGGCGATCTGCCTAGTATTACGGTTGATGATAAAGGCCACGGGGAGCTAGAAGCTATTACTACCAGGATAACCCTGTCTGATGGGCCAGTTTCTATATTGCAACCTAAAGAAGGTACTTCGATAATGATACATGCTAATCCAGATCCCTACTCTTCTGGCGAGAGTGGCTCTGGAATCAGTGGCGGACCCAGATTAGGCTGTGGACGTATAGTTAAGAAAGATTAG
- a CDS encoding response regulator transcription factor, with the protein MRVLIIEDDHKIANSVRKGLQNQSYAVDVCYEGIEGLNTAKNTDYDLIILDRMLPGMDGLEILTTLRKEGNHTPVLLLTAKDHVLERAAGLNAGADDYLVKPFAFVELIARVRALLRRPQQAQDVKLTYKDVVLDPDTFSVTRSGKQIVLSQKEFALLEYLMNNPGRVLSKEAIMEHVWNYDSDILPNTVEVYIGYLRTKIDKPFSKSPTLIHTRRGFGYVFGEIN; encoded by the coding sequence ATGCGTGTTCTAATTATCGAAGATGATCATAAGATTGCTAATTCAGTTCGCAAGGGTCTACAAAACCAAAGCTACGCTGTTGACGTTTGCTATGAAGGGATAGAAGGACTAAATACTGCAAAAAACACCGATTACGACTTAATTATTCTAGACAGGATGTTGCCAGGCATGGATGGCTTAGAAATATTAACGACCCTCCGTAAAGAGGGAAACCACACTCCAGTACTGTTGCTAACTGCCAAAGATCACGTTTTGGAGCGAGCCGCAGGGCTAAATGCTGGTGCTGACGACTACCTCGTTAAGCCATTTGCTTTTGTTGAACTAATCGCCCGAGTTAGGGCATTACTAAGAAGACCCCAACAAGCACAAGATGTTAAACTAACATACAAAGATGTGGTACTTGATCCAGACACCTTTAGTGTAACAAGATCTGGAAAACAAATAGTATTATCTCAAAAGGAATTTGCGCTTTTAGAGTATCTAATGAACAACCCAGGGCGAGTCCTCAGTAAGGAGGCCATAATGGAGCATGTTTGGAATTATGATTCGGATATACTACCGAATACTGTCGAGGTATATATTGGATATTTGCGCACAAAGATTGACAAACCCTTCTCAAAATCACCCACACTAATACATACCCGACGAGGCTTTGGATATGTGTTCGGAGAAATTAACTAG
- a CDS encoding HAMP domain-containing histidine kinase gives MVISIFFSINIYLLATRELDRGYGRNSQLIINAPNDLPNWLKRQLLESSKSIIDEARAKVFIALLITNVGVLVVGGWISYILARRSLEPIEEAHASLERFTADASHELRTPISAMKSEIEVALMESKISDKDARKLLQSNLEELDVLTKLSDNLLTIARLGDQHLVLKKQNIQDIAQESIDRVLSLAEKKHILIKNQTDSKICASVNHASLVEVLVILLDNAIKYSPEKTTITVGTNKKDRNPEIFVEDQGSGIAKTDIPYIFNRFYQADTARSTQNRSGHGLGLSIAKQMTEKMNGSIKVASKWGKGSKFTILLNP, from the coding sequence ATGGTGATAAGTATTTTCTTTAGTATAAACATATACCTATTAGCAACGAGAGAGTTAGACAGAGGATACGGCAGGAACAGTCAGCTAATAATAAATGCTCCAAATGATTTACCAAACTGGCTAAAACGACAACTACTAGAAAGCAGTAAATCTATTATTGATGAAGCACGAGCCAAGGTATTCATTGCGCTATTAATAACCAATGTAGGAGTTTTGGTTGTCGGAGGCTGGATTAGCTACATACTCGCTCGCCGAAGTTTAGAACCAATAGAAGAAGCCCACGCTTCACTGGAAAGGTTCACTGCAGATGCAAGCCATGAATTACGAACTCCTATATCAGCCATGAAGAGCGAAATAGAAGTTGCACTGATGGAGTCAAAAATATCTGATAAAGATGCTCGTAAATTACTTCAAAGCAATCTTGAAGAGCTTGATGTTCTCACAAAACTCTCTGACAATTTGTTAACAATCGCCAGATTAGGCGACCAACACCTTGTGCTTAAAAAGCAAAATATACAAGATATTGCCCAAGAATCAATTGATAGAGTTTTATCTCTCGCAGAAAAAAAGCACATTTTAATCAAAAACCAAACCGACAGTAAAATTTGTGCATCAGTTAATCATGCAAGTCTAGTTGAGGTATTGGTCATATTACTTGATAATGCTATAAAATATAGCCCAGAAAAAACCACTATAACCGTAGGCACAAACAAGAAAGACCGTAATCCAGAAATTTTTGTCGAAGACCAGGGAAGCGGGATAGCAAAAACCGATATTCCGTATATCTTCAATCGTTTTTATCAAGCTGATACTGCCAGAAGTACTCAAAATCGTTCTGGCCATGGTCTAGGACTATCTATAGCCAAACAGATGACAGAAAAGATGAATGGGTCAATAAAAGTAGCCAGTAAATGGGGTAAAGGCTCGAAATTCACCATCCTACTCAACCCATAG
- a CDS encoding DUF308 domain-containing protein produces MDATGLKVMWESMILRGVAGILFGIAAVFWPGITLVTLVYIFSIYILVSGVIEIVDAVRAIVAHDSWIWKLLLGFVELGVGVYLVRHPGVSFATLILLIGLVLIARGVFEVVLALLDDFSATEKTLMIIGGVLAVIVGIAILMQPAAGGVAFVWILGLYALLTGPMWIALGIDAKNSISKPKKK; encoded by the coding sequence ATGGACGCAACTGGACTTAAAGTAATGTGGGAATCCATGATCTTGCGCGGTGTTGCCGGTATCTTATTTGGTATCGCAGCTGTGTTTTGGCCTGGAATAACATTAGTAACATTGGTATATATCTTTAGTATATATATCTTGGTAAGCGGTGTCATCGAAATCGTTGACGCAGTTCGAGCAATCGTGGCACACGATTCGTGGATCTGGAAACTGCTATTAGGTTTTGTTGAACTAGGTGTTGGTGTATATCTTGTTCGTCACCCAGGCGTATCATTTGCTACCCTAATCCTACTAATTGGATTGGTCTTGATCGCTCGAGGAGTATTTGAGGTAGTGCTAGCTCTACTAGATGATTTTAGTGCAACCGAAAAGACGCTAATGATCATTGGTGGGGTACTTGCAGTGATTGTAGGTATCGCAATCTTAATGCAACCAGCAGCTGGCGGAGTAGCTTTTGTCTGGATTCTTGGACTATACGCATTGTTAACTGGCCCAATGTGGATTGCGCTAGGTATTGATGCCAAGAACTCAATCAGCAAGCCAAAAAAGAAATAG
- a CDS encoding 23S rRNA (pseudouridine(1915)-N(3))-methyltransferase RlmH gives MKINIVCVGKKHADNLADAIFEYQNRLIKLGYKISWQIISPGKGDQNNQIQQESKKILEVIRADDYVLLLDEDGTQQNNYLLAEMLQRINNVGRYQRLVIIIGGAYGVSEDVKNKSDSIWSLSKLVFPHQLVRLILVEQLYRSGCIINNHPYHHQ, from the coding sequence ATGAAGATTAATATCGTTTGCGTTGGAAAGAAACATGCCGATAATCTTGCCGATGCAATTTTTGAATATCAAAACAGGTTAATAAAGCTTGGGTATAAAATTTCCTGGCAAATTATCTCTCCAGGTAAAGGCGATCAGAATAACCAAATTCAACAAGAGTCAAAAAAGATACTTGAGGTTATCCGTGCTGACGATTATGTATTACTTCTTGATGAAGATGGAACTCAACAAAATAATTATCTGTTAGCAGAGATGTTACAAAGAATAAATAATGTCGGTCGATACCAACGTTTAGTGATAATAATTGGTGGTGCTTATGGTGTTAGTGAGGATGTCAAGAATAAGTCGGATAGCATATGGAGTTTATCAAAGTTGGTGTTTCCTCATCAATTAGTTCGTTTGATATTAGTCGAACAGCTATATAGGAGTGGTTGCATCATTAACAATCATCCTTATCACCACCAATAA